The proteins below are encoded in one region of Streptomyces roseirectus:
- a CDS encoding TetR/AcrR family transcriptional regulator → MATAAQADPGRPARRKRRTMSPDDRRAALLKGATEVFRRKGIAAATVAELAEAGEVAKGTFYLYFDSKDHLLGALWEEYVDGFLRDTRAMLDEGGAWWPSLDRLIRSMIEHAVRNADLHRLVYRSANAKALELCHASNQRVVDLMSDFVARGTLVGAFHARDTRLACRMIFHAADGLLDDLISLDEPIDLEEVTAAVLELAHRGLGAPHLD, encoded by the coding sequence ATGGCAACGGCAGCACAGGCAGACCCCGGCAGGCCCGCGCGCCGCAAGCGCCGCACCATGAGCCCGGACGACCGCCGCGCGGCACTGCTCAAGGGCGCCACCGAGGTCTTCCGCCGCAAGGGCATCGCGGCGGCCACGGTCGCCGAACTGGCCGAGGCGGGCGAGGTCGCCAAGGGCACCTTCTACCTCTACTTCGACTCCAAGGACCACCTGCTCGGCGCGCTGTGGGAGGAGTACGTCGACGGGTTCCTGCGCGACACCCGCGCCATGCTCGACGAGGGCGGCGCCTGGTGGCCGAGCCTGGACCGGCTGATCCGCAGCATGATCGAGCACGCCGTGCGCAACGCCGACCTGCACCGCCTCGTCTACCGCTCCGCCAACGCCAAGGCGCTGGAGCTGTGCCACGCCTCCAACCAGCGCGTCGTGGACCTGATGAGCGACTTCGTCGCGCGCGGCACGCTGGTCGGGGCCTTCCACGCGCGCGACACGCGCCTCGCCTGCCGCATGATCTTCCACGCCGCCGACGGCCTCCTCGACGACCTGATCAGCCTGGACGAGCCGATCGACCTCGAAGAGGTCACCGCGGCCGTACTGGAACTGGCCCACCGCGGCCTAGGCGCCCCTCACCTCGACTGA
- a CDS encoding diacylglycerol/lipid kinase family protein, protein MSDPFTSALVIANPASGTYPPGAAETVRRRLADAGLAAALALTEHPGHARALAAGALTPGGPDLVVAVGGDGTAHEVACGLLTDADTGTTAGSGPGPLPHSGRSPALLTLPTGTGNSFHREIWADLPWRASLERAATAPHVRAIDLARVAENGVPAVLGASTGVVAQSLVTARGIAEAGRDRYEKAVAAALHAFTPYPGRVLVDGEVVQQGPTVFVDVGGGRYRGGRFRLLPHSVMDDGLLDVCVVGTALPLRDLPALARDGSHVGREGVVYARGRSVVVERTDGRPLVFECDGDVLAPARERFTLDVLPGALRVVGPPPGGH, encoded by the coding sequence ATGAGCGACCCGTTCACCTCGGCCCTGGTGATAGCCAACCCCGCCTCGGGCACCTACCCGCCCGGGGCGGCCGAGACGGTACGCCGCCGGCTCGCGGACGCGGGACTCGCCGCCGCCCTCGCCCTCACCGAGCACCCCGGCCACGCCCGCGCACTGGCCGCCGGCGCGCTGACCCCCGGCGGGCCCGACCTGGTGGTCGCGGTCGGGGGCGACGGAACGGCCCACGAGGTGGCCTGCGGCCTGCTGACGGACGCCGACACCGGCACGACGGCCGGCAGCGGCCCCGGCCCCCTCCCTCACTCCGGCCGGTCCCCCGCCCTGCTGACCCTCCCCACCGGTACCGGCAACTCCTTCCACCGCGAGATCTGGGCGGACCTCCCCTGGCGCGCCTCCCTCGAACGCGCCGCGACGGCACCGCACGTGCGCGCGATCGACCTGGCGCGGGTCGCGGAGAACGGCGTGCCGGCCGTGCTGGGCGCCTCCACCGGCGTCGTCGCCCAGTCCCTCGTCACCGCCCGGGGCATCGCCGAGGCCGGCCGCGACCGGTACGAGAAGGCCGTCGCCGCGGCCCTGCACGCGTTCACGCCGTACCCGGGCCGGGTGCTGGTCGACGGCGAGGTCGTGCAGCAGGGCCCGACCGTCTTCGTCGACGTCGGCGGCGGCCGGTACCGGGGCGGCCGGTTCCGGCTGCTGCCGCACTCCGTCATGGACGACGGCCTGCTCGACGTCTGCGTCGTCGGCACCGCCCTGCCCCTGCGCGACCTGCCGGCGCTGGCCCGCGACGGCTCCCACGTCGGCCGGGAGGGCGTCGTCTACGCGCGCGGGCGCAGCGTGGTCGTGGAGCGCACCGACGGCCGGCCGCTCGTCTTCGAGTGCGACGGCGACGTCCTGGCGCCCGCGCGCGAGCGGTTCACGCTGGACGTGCTGCCGGGGGCGCTGCGGGTCGTGGGCCCGCCGCCGGGCGGACACTGA
- a CDS encoding uracil-DNA glycosylase — MAPRPLHELVEAGWAKALEPAAGRIAAMGDFLRAEIAAGRTYLPSGANVLRAFQQPFDDVRVLIVGQDPYPTPGMAIGLSFAVSPEVRSLPGSLENIFRELHTDLGLPRPSNGDLTPWTRQGVLLLNRALTTAPRKPAAHRGQGWEEVTEQAIRALAARGKPLVSILWGRDARNLRPLLGQLPAIESAHPSPMSADRGFFGSRPFSRANELLAGQGAEPVDWRLP, encoded by the coding sequence GTGGCACCACGACCTCTGCATGAACTTGTCGAAGCGGGCTGGGCGAAGGCCCTGGAACCCGCGGCCGGACGCATCGCCGCGATGGGGGACTTCCTGCGCGCCGAGATAGCGGCCGGGCGGACGTACCTGCCGTCCGGGGCGAACGTCCTGCGGGCCTTCCAGCAGCCCTTCGACGACGTGCGCGTCCTGATCGTCGGCCAGGACCCCTATCCGACGCCGGGGATGGCGATCGGGCTGAGCTTCGCGGTCTCGCCGGAGGTGCGCTCGCTGCCCGGGAGCCTGGAGAACATCTTCCGGGAGCTGCACACCGACCTGGGGCTGCCCAGGCCGTCCAACGGCGATCTGACACCGTGGACGCGGCAGGGGGTGCTGCTGCTGAACAGGGCGCTCACGACCGCGCCGCGCAAGCCCGCCGCGCACCGGGGCCAGGGGTGGGAAGAGGTCACCGAGCAGGCGATCCGGGCGCTCGCCGCCCGTGGCAAGCCGCTCGTGTCCATCCTGTGGGGACGGGACGCCCGCAACCTGCGCCCGCTGCTCGGCCAACTGCCGGCGATCGAGTCCGCGCACCCCTCGCCGATGTCCGCCGACCGCGGCTTCTTCGGCTCCCGCCCGTTCAGCCGCGCCAACGAACTCCTCGCCGGCCAGGGCGCCGAGCCGGTGGACTGGCGCCTGCCGTAG
- a CDS encoding sirohydrochlorin chelatase, translated as MSSPTGPASGLPVRMPRPRQPGRHRRPEPLAAPEGAPALVLAVPGTPSDATRGLAEEIVSIARSELPGLDARIGYLDGDDTEFPTLQAILAHAADERTARYEQALAAGLDVKQPDGPVAVVVPLLAGPDSALLRQVRQAVMESKVAADLTDVLGPHPLLAEALHVRLSEAGLARADRARLFTVATAADGIILASVGGDEAVQAAGITGMLLAARLAVPVMAAALDQEGSIASVAEQLRNSGSQQLALAPYLIGPEIDSVVVEEAAKEVDCAAAEALGPYPAIGKLALAKYTTALGIAPQQTPAVR; from the coding sequence ATGAGCTCCCCCACCGGTCCCGCGTCCGGCCTGCCAGTACGAATGCCGCGCCCCCGTCAGCCCGGGAGGCACCGCCGACCCGAGCCCCTGGCGGCTCCCGAGGGCGCGCCCGCGCTCGTCCTCGCGGTGCCGGGCACGCCCAGCGATGCCACCCGGGGTCTCGCCGAGGAGATCGTGAGCATCGCCCGCTCCGAACTGCCCGGCCTCGACGCGCGCATCGGCTACCTGGACGGGGACGACACCGAGTTCCCGACCCTCCAGGCGATCCTCGCCCACGCCGCCGACGAGCGCACCGCCCGCTACGAGCAGGCGCTCGCCGCGGGGCTGGACGTCAAGCAGCCCGACGGCCCCGTCGCCGTCGTCGTGCCGCTGCTGGCCGGTCCGGACAGCGCGCTGCTGCGGCAGGTGCGGCAGGCCGTGATGGAGAGCAAGGTCGCGGCCGACCTGACCGACGTCCTCGGCCCGCACCCGCTGCTCGCGGAGGCGCTGCACGTGCGCCTGTCCGAGGCGGGGCTCGCGCGCGCCGACCGGGCCCGGCTGTTCACCGTCGCCACCGCGGCGGACGGGATCATCCTCGCGTCCGTCGGCGGGGACGAGGCCGTACAGGCCGCCGGGATCACCGGGATGCTGCTCGCCGCGCGGCTCGCCGTGCCGGTGATGGCCGCGGCGCTCGACCAGGAGGGGTCCATCGCCTCCGTCGCCGAGCAGCTGCGGAACTCCGGGTCCCAGCAGCTCGCGCTCGCGCCGTACCTCATCGGGCCCGAGATCGACTCCGTCGTGGTCGAGGAGGCCGCGAAGGAGGTCGACTGCGCCGCCGCCGAGGCGCTGGGTCCCTACCCGGCGATCGGGAAGCTGGCGCTGGCCAAGTACACGACGGCGCTGGGGATCGCGCCCCAGCAGACACCTGCGGTGCGGTAG
- a CDS encoding FUSC family protein has translation MLRKVFTAPDPGRMRLRAASRAVLGIGLAVVACAVAGHSLVAAVTGGLAALLALFTVTDTTVRGQAVTTALLPVVGLPVFALAAEVHDRPLARALAFLAIIGAGVYARRWGPRGHALGVFAFMAFFVTLVLGTTPAHLPELYAAVLLALAVASAVRFGVWCYERGRPAPPAVTVPGLARVTSRQAVQATTAAALALVAGQALSAERWYWAVGATWWIFVNTTSRGETLVRGFRRVAGTVVGIALGLLIAVPVNGAPVPTALGLAAAVFGIFYTAAVSYTWMMLWVTLLVELLYGVLGVLSPQLLALRLAETGLGALAATLAVLLVLPITTDKVTDAWIGHTVQVLEAWERDPKANPAARAAELETLLPRVRLAVAPLLHPLNPMRDRKQRAHEVLATLDERVAQVRGAGL, from the coding sequence GTGCTGAGGAAGGTGTTCACGGCTCCGGATCCGGGGCGGATGCGGCTGCGCGCCGCGTCCCGGGCCGTGCTCGGCATCGGGCTCGCGGTCGTGGCCTGCGCCGTCGCCGGGCACTCGCTCGTGGCCGCCGTCACCGGGGGCCTCGCGGCGCTGCTCGCCCTGTTCACCGTGACGGACACGACCGTGCGCGGGCAGGCCGTCACGACCGCGCTCCTGCCCGTCGTCGGCCTTCCCGTCTTCGCGCTCGCGGCGGAGGTCCACGACCGTCCGCTCGCCCGCGCACTCGCCTTCCTGGCGATCATCGGCGCGGGCGTGTACGCGCGCCGGTGGGGTCCGCGCGGGCACGCGCTCGGCGTCTTCGCGTTCATGGCGTTCTTCGTGACCCTGGTCCTCGGGACGACCCCGGCGCACCTGCCGGAGCTGTACGCGGCCGTCCTGCTCGCCCTCGCGGTCGCGTCCGCCGTCCGCTTCGGCGTCTGGTGCTACGAGCGCGGACGGCCGGCGCCGCCCGCCGTGACCGTCCCCGGGCTGGCCCGCGTGACCTCGCGGCAGGCCGTCCAGGCGACGACCGCCGCCGCGCTCGCCCTCGTCGCGGGCCAGGCGCTCTCCGCCGAGCGGTGGTACTGGGCGGTCGGGGCGACCTGGTGGATCTTCGTCAACACGACGTCGCGCGGCGAGACCCTGGTGCGGGGCTTCCGCCGGGTCGCCGGCACGGTCGTCGGCATCGCCCTCGGCCTGCTGATCGCCGTCCCCGTGAACGGCGCGCCCGTCCCGACGGCGCTCGGGCTCGCGGCCGCCGTCTTCGGCATCTTCTACACGGCCGCCGTCTCCTACACGTGGATGATGCTGTGGGTGACGCTGCTGGTGGAACTCCTCTACGGCGTCCTGGGCGTCCTCAGCCCCCAGCTCCTCGCCCTGCGCCTCGCGGAGACGGGCCTGGGCGCCCTCGCCGCGACCCTCGCCGTCCTCCTCGTCCTCCCCATCACCACCGACAAGGTCACGGACGCCTGGATCGGCCACACCGTCCAGGTCCTCGAAGCCTGGGAACGCGACCCGAAGGCGAACCCGGCGGCGAGGGCGGCGGAACTGGAGACACTGCTGCCCCGGGTCCGCCTGGCAGTGGCCCCGTTGCTGCACCCGCTGAACCCGATGAGGGACCGAAAGCAGCGAGCACACGAGGTGCTGGCGACCCTGGACGAGCGCGTAGCGCAAGTCAGGGGCGCGGGGCTGTAA
- the prcB gene encoding proteasome subunit beta gives MNHALPPSFTATGSSSFLDFLAAQAPEMLPSRRTLPQVEGGFEAPHGTTIVAATYADGVLVAGDRRATMGNVIANREVDKVFPADEYSAVAIAGTLGFAVELVRLFQLELEHYEKIEGTALSLDGKANRLTTMVRGNLGMAMQGLAVVPVFAGYDVDLGVGRIFTYDVTGGRSEESAGFTATGSGSVYARGSLKKLYRPGMSESDIVTAVVQALYDAADDDSATGGPDLSRRLFPLVSLVTADGFRLLGAEEVAEVSRTVVDGRRNAPDGPRAPVL, from the coding sequence ATGAACCACGCGCTGCCGCCCTCGTTCACGGCCACCGGTTCGTCGTCCTTCCTGGACTTCCTCGCCGCGCAGGCCCCGGAGATGCTGCCCTCCCGCCGCACGCTGCCGCAGGTCGAAGGCGGTTTCGAGGCGCCGCACGGGACGACGATCGTCGCGGCGACGTACGCGGACGGCGTGCTGGTGGCGGGTGACCGGCGGGCCACGATGGGCAACGTGATCGCGAACCGCGAGGTCGACAAGGTGTTCCCGGCCGACGAGTACTCGGCGGTCGCCATCGCCGGCACGCTCGGCTTCGCGGTGGAGCTGGTGCGGCTGTTCCAGCTGGAGCTGGAGCACTACGAGAAGATCGAGGGCACCGCGCTCTCCCTCGACGGCAAGGCGAACCGGCTGACGACGATGGTGCGCGGCAACCTCGGCATGGCCATGCAGGGCCTCGCGGTCGTCCCGGTCTTCGCGGGGTACGACGTCGACCTGGGCGTGGGCCGCATCTTCACCTACGACGTGACCGGCGGCCGGTCCGAGGAGTCCGCCGGGTTCACCGCGACCGGCTCCGGCTCGGTGTACGCGCGCGGCTCGCTGAAGAAGTTGTACCGGCCCGGGATGAGCGAGTCGGACATCGTCACGGCGGTCGTGCAGGCGCTGTACGACGCGGCCGACGACGACTCCGCGACCGGCGGTCCCGACCTCTCCCGTCGGCTGTTCCCGCTGGTCAGCCTGGTGACGGCGGACGGGTTCCGGCTGCTGGGGGCGGAGGAGGTCGCGGAGGTGTCGCGGACGGTCGTCGACGGGCGCAGGAACGCGCCGGACGGGCCCCGGGCGCCGGTGCTGTGA
- a CDS encoding Lrp/AsnC family transcriptional regulator yields the protein MAVDELDTRILRLLLEQPRTSVREYARILGVARGTLQARLDRLERDGVITGTGPSLSPAALGHPVLAFVHIEVTQGHLDDVGEALAAVPEIVEAFSITGGGDLLTRVVARDNLHLEDVIQKLISMPGVVRTRTEVALRERVPHRLLPLVESVGRAAAK from the coding sequence ATGGCGGTGGACGAGCTCGACACCCGCATCCTGCGCCTGCTCCTGGAGCAGCCCCGGACCAGTGTGCGCGAGTACGCGCGGATCCTGGGCGTCGCCCGGGGCACCCTCCAGGCGCGCCTCGACCGGCTTGAGCGCGACGGCGTCATCACCGGCACCGGCCCGTCCCTCTCCCCCGCCGCCCTCGGCCACCCGGTCCTCGCGTTCGTGCACATCGAGGTCACCCAGGGCCACCTCGACGACGTCGGCGAGGCGCTGGCCGCCGTGCCGGAGATCGTGGAGGCGTTCTCGATCACGGGCGGCGGCGATCTGCTCACCCGGGTCGTGGCCCGCGACAACCTCCACCTGGAGGACGTCATCCAGAAGCTGATCAGCATGCCGGGCGTGGTCCGCACGCGCACGGAGGTCGCACTGCGCGAGCGGGTGCCGCACCGGCTGCTGCCGCTGGTGGAGTCGGTGGGGCGGGCGGCGGCGAAGTAG